The segment TCATGCCTTCTTCTGTAGCTACTAATCTTTCGATCGCTCTTCTGAACTCCTCTTTCTCTATTAACCCATCGTTATTGGCTTTCAAAGGCAGCCCCACCTTCCAAACATGTACAACATATGTGCTGTTAATGAACTGGTCAGCGAAATAAGGCCAACAGAGCATCGGAACTCCCATTGTGATGCTCTCTTGTACAGAGTTCCATCCACAGTGGGTCACAAAACAAGCTATGGAAGGATGGGACAACACCCCTAACTGTGGAGCCCAAGACACTATGCACCCTCTATCTCTAACCCGATCCAAGAACCCCGCAGGCAAAACGGCGGTAGCCCCATCCGTTAGATCCGAGCGTACAACCCAAAGAAATGGTCTCTGGGTAGCCTCCAGCCCCAGAGCAAGCTCTTCCACTTGCCGGTTATTCAACATAGCCACACTCCCAAAAGACACATAGATCACAGATTGCTCACTCTGGTTTTCTAACCACTCCAAACATTCCATGTCATTTTCCCAAAAGCTTGGGGTAGCCATGGTCGACATGTTTCTGTCACCGTCCAGAAACTCAGGAGAAATCAATGGACCAATGGGATAAACACCCACTTCTTTGGACAAATCATCAGCTACACCAGGCTCTAGCTCGTAAAACGTGTTGAACAAGATCCATTCGATATTAGCAATTTCTTTTCCCATACGAATCCCGTGCTGAAACAAGTATTCTCCTCCGTACAACCATGGCAGATGAGCAGAGTGTAGCAGCGGCATAGAGGGAAGATACTTTTGAATCGCATCCTCCTTTGGAATACCTTCAACAACAACATTTACAGATCGTCTTAGACCAAAGCAGTatcatcaaattaaataaaaaaaccaCATAATTTCTTTTACCATCGGAAGGAAGAAGCCCTAGGAAGACGATCTTGGAACCGAAGTAGCGGATGGCAAAGGTGGAAACGAGCGACGTTTGGAAAGCTGCCAGCAAAATATGATGGCGTTTGGCCACTGTATGGAGGCCAAAGCAAGTCCAGATATCTGCTATTATGCAAGTGACATTTTGCTCTTCATTTTTGTCGTTTATTTCCTGAACAACTTTGTCAATTACAGAAGGCCCGAGGCAATTTTCAACCTCCCTAAAAAAAAATTCGATGTCCTCGATAAGGTACTTCCCACCGCATGCCTTGGGAAGCTGTCCTCCAGGAACAAAAATCATTCTGATCCTTTCGCTTTTATGATGCATGTCTGTATCCTTGTTGGCTTTGATCATTCTTTGATGACTGACTTCGGTGTTAAGGAAGGTGATGAAGAATCCATCAGAAGCAAGCTTACGGGCGAGGTGCATCATGGGATTTATGTGGCCCTGCGCAGAAAATGGAATGAGAAGGGCATGAGGCATCTTACCTTTGCAATTACTGGCACTCATCTTTGTTCTTACTAGTCTTGCCATATAATCCCTTACCGTTGATTCCTTTAAGAATTTCACTTGGATTtgtgttgtgtgaagaagataaGAATTTCACTTGCATTtgtgttgtgtgaagaagataaGAATTTCACTTGGATTTGTGTTGTGCGAAGAAGATTTGTACCGTTGGCCAGATTTTCTCACTTTTTATTATTATGCTTTTAAGTGGTTTCGATGTTTTGCCCGTAGCGCACCTCAAAGCAACACATCCAGTACATCTCGGAAGTTGCTAATTTTTGTGCTTTACGATGCCGCTAAAATAAAATGTCAGAAGTGAATGTGAGATTCAGAGAGGGCCCCGTAGTGgggggctgaagctattctgggtTCAAAACAGATTTTTTTGCACAgcgtgatagcgatgtgttagtcaatcacagtcgtttattgcaaaatcgacggtataaaacgtgcgactaacacgtgtgttagtcaatccgtactgtcgttttgaAACCAAAATAGACGTGTCTGTAGTGGGGTAGAGTTCTATATTGGGTAGAGCTGAAGAAAAGTGGCTATGCAGTCGCATAAGAAAGTTCATCTTATATATCTTACTTTTTATGTGGCTGTATAGCCACTTTCCAGTTGATAAGATAGGTCAGTTTATGTATCTTATTTACTTACTAGTATGTAAACTGCATCAAGAATGAAAGGGTTCTATGCAACATCTTATCCATAATGGATGAATAACATTCAATTTTTAAAGAACAGTGAATTAGCTAGTTCATCTCATTACtacaacacataaaataaaatcacaaattgGGTTTGGAAAAAGAGTTTGTAAACTCTTTAACAATTACAAGGCACTcagatattttgaattttgaaatttattCTATGGTTTTAAATATTTtggtgaaaaggctttagaaaatttcaagcaaatgcaattggcaagtgtaaagTCAAATgctacaacctttgccaacatcgtCCCTATCTGtatcaaaatgggagctttgaaaatAGGGTATGGACCAAAGCATATATACAAAACATGGCAATATTCCTGAAAAAAATGTGGTATCATGGATtgcaatgattgtaggatatgcacaaaagggatttgttgaaaaagctttagaaaatttcaagcaaatgcaattggcaagtgtaaagccaaattcaaCAATCTTTGCCAACATCCTCGCTACCTAgggtatgggcatccatcaaagcataacaaagGTGGATTTTTGTCAAATATTATGGTTGGAAATGCTCTTGAACatatgtatgaaaaatgtggaagcacaAACAAGGCACGTGAAATGTATAACAGAATGCCACAAATAGATCTTGTCTTGCGGAATGCGATGATCACAAGATTTGCAAAAAATGGATGTAATGAAAAGACTTTATCAAATTTCAaacaaataaaaaaacattttcCAAACTCCCCCTAAATACACTTCAACAATTCTTATTGTGCCTTATAAAATATAAAGCTTTTCTAGAAGAAACCTTATGCCAAAAACTATAAGATTAGACAGAGACGAAAGTATGGTAGATCACACATAGAAGAGCAAATCATATCTTATATAAAACCAAACCAAACCCTGTGACTACAAAAACTTAAAACACTATGCATCTTTGAACAATAATATTCCTAATAGAATAGATTgtcaaataaaaaacaaagattTGGCCTATGAAACACATCTTTGCACCATATAGAACTTACCTCCAATTGCAATCACAtggttaataatatatatatatatattttggaaaatgataGCCAATAATATTTTTTGATGTAGTTTTTGGAAAACACTAAAATATACATTATATAATACATTAGAAAGTACAAATCAAAGAATGTGAAAATTGAATTTAGTAGAATTGAGTTTGTGGGTAGGTAGGATGTAATTTAGGATTCAAATGTTATAATTCATAACAAAATTGTGTTTGCTGGTTTGATTTTTCTCAACTATGATTTGCAATATTCTATATGTTTGGTTTGGATTTATTTTGCACACCAACATAGTTCTATGTTTTGCAATGTTGCATATGTTGACTCGTCAATAATAATTTTATGGAGATAGGCTGATTTTATCCCCCTGTTGATCTAGTTGAATTATAGGGCACCATATTTATTGGAACTCCCCCtgtatgattgaagatgtgattACTTGGACCTAGTGCATTGCAGGTCATTGGAATCTATTTTGTTTGAGTATAAAGCATATATGAAATTATTCTTTGGGGTTCAACAATGATTCATTTTCAATAATCTCACTCAATCGTTCTTGCTAGAAGGGCTTAATTATTACAACATCAAAATTGTGTCATTGTAGCAATATTGGATATCATTCCTATTGACATGTTGAACACTGATTTTTGGTTGAATATTGAATTGGTATCTAATATTAATATACCCTATATAACCAATAATAGGACCTTATTTTTTTCAAAGAGTCCAAACTTATTAAATACGGTTTCCATATCTTGTTTGATTAAAACACATTCATAGTTAAGAAAAAAATTGCTAAAtctaaacatttttaaaaaaatcgaACATGTAAAATAGAATAAAGTTAAGATTTCAATGTCATTCATGTACACTATTTATTTTATATGATTGAAGCATTTACAACCCTCATCCATCAAACCTGCATGAAATACAAGCAAAGGTTACTAGATCAGTATATGTTCGAAGCTGCTACATTAATACAAAGAGCTTGAAAGAATCCTTAAAATAACCATTTTGTGAATATTTTGCGATCATAGCATTCCATGGGATCACATTcctttgagacattttttcaaacagTCCACATTCCTTATGTATACTTCCACACTTAGCATACATGTCTACAAGGGCacttacaactacaacatctgatgaAATTCTATTttatattatgctttgatggatgttcatgCCCTGttcgaaagctcccattttggcatggcTCGGAGGATGTTAGAAAAGATTGTGGAGTCTAAATTTATGCCTACCAACTGCATTTGGTTAAAAGTTTCTAAGGCCTTTTCAACAAAACCATTCTATGCATAGCCTACAACCATTGCAAGTCTATGAGACCAAATCTTTTTGATGCATTTGGTCAAGCAATTCGCATGCCTTCTATGTTTgctcattttgcatacatgtctactaggacacttgcaactacaacatccGAGTAAAATTAGCTttcatttatgctttgatggatgtctataccttgttctaaagctcccattttgggaCAAGATGGGATCAGAGTGGCAAAAGTTGAAGCAATTGGTTGAACCCGACTTTACactgctaattgcatttgcttaCGAGATTTTAAGGCATTTCCAAAGAATACATTTTATGTATATCCTAAAAACATCGCATTACATGAAGCCACAacttttgaggcattttgtcaaatagttcaagCACCTTTTGTATGCTTCCATATTTTGTGTACATGTTTACCAGGGAATTTGCAACAATGACATTTGACAAAAGTCCACATTGTATTATGGTTTTAGGATGTCCATACCTAGGATTTTTttaaacaagaaaataaataatttgGTGCAACTGGTATAATGTAGCTGGAATAGCGAGTGGCATTGGGTGCTGAGAAGCACTGTTGGCTAAAAATTGAAGAGGGGTTTTGATCTAACGCCATGTGGAGCCTAGAAAAGTagaagacaatgacaatgacaaaacAACTATCACCTCAAATTAATATActatttgttaaaaaaaatgattaaaatgggGTTCGATCAGAGGGGGTGTTTGATCaaaccccataaaatattaataaaaaagtgtGTTTGAGCAAACCCTGATGATGTCGCTTGTATGATCGAATAGGGTGTTCGATTGAACACCTAAGTGTAGTTTGCTCAAACACCCCCTATATGAAGGAACACCCTCAATTTTTTTTCCCCACCCGTATTTTTTCTTTGTGGgtgaaagtgtaacccactattgtgaaaTAACTCATGAGATTCCTTAAAACACATGGATGAAGGGATTTCCATCCATGTTCATATAGATTCTATATCCAATTGAAATTTTCTATGCCTATGTAGGAGATAAAAATTGATAATTGTTGGTCTAATTAAGGTATTTTACCTTGGTTATTTCTCACCTAACTCCTCATTGTACACCctttaagcttacttagggagcTACGTAGGAGTtgttggagcatttccactttaggtggacttattatgttatatctttatcatatccacttatagtggttgcacttttccaccttaGGTGGGCAATCCACCTTTTGCGGTGTTATCACACTATCACCTATCCACTTTAGGTGGGGTGATAGCTTTTCATTTAGgttatcatgtcatgaaataatgggACTTTTCATTATCTCATTCACTCCTTTGTACTCACCTTGACAATATAACCAAGGGGTCTCTTATTTATATGTATTGGATTCTATTGCATCATTGATAAggatacaatttattcttgtcatattctaTGTCTCTTGTTCTTGTGCTTTCCATTTGGCCTTTAGGTCTTAGGTGGCTACCTTCATATCCAATTCATATGGTATTAGATCCATTATAATACCATTTGTTTTACATTTGAGTGCCATTGGTTTACCATTTGAGAGAATTTTGGTACAATTTCGGGTTTTGCATTTCATAGCTTTATATTGCAAGTAaaaattggagcttgttgggtcagataTAAGGTCATGATAGGATTTCAGAGGTTTGAGAAAGTCAaaattgccttttgtttcatccaaatataACACCAGAGGACAAAGCTACAACCACTTGAAGGTGGAAGGTGGTTACTAGTCCTAGGCGTGATCTACAATTTTGGAGCACTCTGGGCCAAATCCGACCTTGTCATTGTGCTCAGAAGACTTGAAAACCCCAAGATCACCTATCAATTCCTCTAATTTGGGTTGTGCATCAACACTTTTCTTGAAAAAAATTCAACCCCCTtgtcaaatcagtttttgaaattGTAATTTAACTTTGAAGgctcatatcttgctcattttaacTCCTTTTTCAGAgcatttttttatttgggctaattttttcgTGTTCTCCATATGGTTAGTTTCTTATTTTGgtggacaattttttttaatattttactttTTACTATTGTAATTATCCAATTCTCATTTTTATAACTTTTGGGGCTCCATTCAAGCTCATATGACCttcttttcaagtgtcattttttaaAAAGTGCATCACTTTTCATCTAATTCACATTGGTAATATCATTTTGTAATGattgtgagtagaaattgtacttttagcatatgatcttttttggcctattttgacATTTGTAATGCTTGGATCTCAATTCGGTCTTTTGTATTAGTCATTTGAGTTTTCTATAGCCTTATTGAGGCATGTGTAAACAATGAAATCATaaatccactttgccttgttttacaAGTGATCATTATGTgaattggtggtggtggtggtggggggGTGTATTGTGTTCTTGTgtttctctctctctttggtgctcTTCTGATTTTTAGTTATGGGTTCACCTAAATTtctacttttaactccacataattatgcaaaaTGGAAATTTAATGCATGGATTAAACTAATGGAATTTTTTGAAAATCATTATGTTGATGGCACTATTTTAGAACCTTCAAATCCTAATGCTAATGCTAATATGAAAATGGAATGGCTCATTAAAATTTCTATGACTCTTGGAACATTAAGAAAGTATATATCTCTTGATCTTATCTTTCAGGTTGAAAAGTGTAAGACAATCAAGGAATCTTGGGATGTAAACTTGGTCAATTGTATGGTCAACTTGATGAGATTAGAGGATACACACTTGAAATAGATCTCCTAAGTTTGGATCCTAAATATTatgatacaatccaagactatgtaaCTAGATAAAATGAGCTAAgatcacaactcaaggattgtggcattgagaagaaggatgcaaattgttcttcaatttgttGGGAAAGATTCCTTTCAAATATGCAAATTTTGTTTCTATCTTCCAAACCCATCAATTGACTATAGTTAGTTCCTACACTACACCATCATTTAATTCATTCACGAAAAATGTTGATGCCTAAGAACACAACGTTGGTCACATGCTTTGGTGGATAATCATGAGAAAGGATCCAACAAGAAGCAAAAGAAAGTAAAGCTTAATCCACAAAAAGACATCACAATCTTCCTCTTCTCAACAAAGAGATACTACATCCTCTCCTAAGGGGAAATCATCTAGGAAGAAGAAGCttacttgtgcttattgcaagaagttagcacatgatgaacaccattgttacaagaaggatattgatgaattgaagcatcttcttgagaagaataaagtcaattttccttctagaatgtctactttggcATCTTCTTCCAAACAAGTGGAATTTGATAATGAAAAGGTTCACACTTTTGGGACAagtaaaggacaagctctttgtgctactacaaatcATGATTTAGGGAGATAGCTTCTAGATTCATgatcttctcatcatatgacatcttcacaCTGTATGTTCTCTCTATTTGAGCCTTAACATGCCACCAATTTTTATGGGCAACCATACATGTATGAATATAATTGAGAACGGACCTATTGATATCAGGGATGacaccttcaatgatgtgttgtgtgtccctcacttgacaaacaatcttatttCCATTTACCGAATCACTCATGGTGCAACAAGGAATAATGTGGAGTTCACCCTTgagttagttatcattagagacttggtgAGTAGTTCTATCATTGCTactagggtggtggatcatgcatcttagtTGTACTCCTTTTCAAAATTTATTCGTATTGATGACTTTGATTCCATTGATGGTGATCACACTTCTAGTGTGGATTCTGATCTTGAAGaaaactttggttacttgaacttgggtgttctcacatgtgatccagttctcgacccttgtatttcatctcctcctattgatatcacatctctTGTTTCTCCTAATGATTCTTGTGTTGCTACAATTTTGGCTTCTTATGATTCAATGCAGTAGGATATGTACATTTCTTCCAAATACAATTCTTTGGGTTACTTACTTGACAAACATTATAGGTTTGTCTATagagtcctacattgcaaatttgggagacatcattggtgATATTCATCTCCTCTTTGATGAAGATTATTGTTATTTAGTTGTTGTGAGGgagcactctgaccctcttgttcattctctacatgatcatacTTTCAAGTTTgatgtgattgtggatacttatgtatatcatttggaggaggtctctttatctttagaggaaacACTTTTTTTGGATCATGttttacattcatcttcactagatcctgGATTCTATTGTTTAGTAGTGTGGCTGGCCTAGTACATCTAATTTGGAGGGGAcaactttcaacatcaacatgggtaCACTTGAGTATCTTTCAAAGACTCCACATATTTTGAGTTTTATTCCTAAATATTCCTTTtaggattggggagacttcatacaTACA is part of the Cryptomeria japonica chromosome 10, Sugi_1.0, whole genome shotgun sequence genome and harbors:
- the LOC131859553 gene encoding linamarin synthase 1-like, producing MARLVRTKMSASNCKGKMPHALLIPFSAQGHINPMMHLARKLASDGFFITFLNTEVSHQRMIKANKDTDMHHKSERIRMIFVPGGQLPKACGGKYLIEDIEFFFREVENCLGPSVIDKVVQEINDKNEEQNVTCIIADIWTCFGLHTVAKRHHILLAAFQTSLVSTFAIRYFGSKIVFLGLLPSDGIPKEDAIQKYLPSMPLLHSAHLPWLYGGEYLFQHGIRMGKEIANIEWILFNTFYELEPGVADDLSKEVGVYPIGPLISPEFLDGDRNMSTMATPSFWENDMECLEWLENQSEQSVIYVSFGSVAMLNNRQVEELALGLEATQRPFLWVVRSDLTDGATAVLPAGFLDRVRDRGCIVSWAPQLGVLSHPSIACFVTHCGWNSVQESITMGVPMLCWPYFADQFINSTYVVHVWKVGLPLKANNDGLIEKEEFRRAIERLVATEEGMTIREETKKWNGIAKNTVKEGGLSFTKYTLFVNAMMKFVKS